atctgccgtttccagctacaatagtcatttagaacattaacaatgtctacactgtatttctaatcaatttgatgttattttattggacaaaaaatgtacttttctttaaaaaataaggacatttctaagtgaccccaaacttttgaacggtagtgtaaaatGACAATTACGTTTGTTTGAAAAACAGATTATCCAGCCATATTTGTTCAAAAGAGCTTATCTGAGATTCATTTTTCCTTTTCCTGATATAGAATATGTTAATTACGTTTAGAAACTAAAATATTTGGGGTGTAGTCAAGAACCATAAAAACTGAAACAGTTTGTCAAAATGATAGGAAACCAGAACTGTCACTGTAATGATCGAATGAGTCCTTACTAATTAGCTGATCATTCCATTCTCCACGAACCATTAGTAGTGTTGGTGATAATATGGGTGGTACTATTTTGTACTGAGGAGAGAGACATTTGCTGAGGGCATGGAAAACTCAAGGCGAGGTGATAGGGTGACAATCTGCCAGTACCTGACTTGCATGGTAGCCAATTTGAGTTTTACTGCTTTAATATAATGCATCAGAGGAACAGTGCATTCCGCTATGGTCATACATTTTACAGGTTTTAAAACAAACAAGACACAACTTCCTGTGATAATAAGTTTCATGCTGATCATCAGAAAATGGGTACTATCTGTTCGTAAGAATCCATGATCACATTAGTATGTACTGTAGATTCCAACATCCTGGTAAACGGAGTCCTACCTTTTCAACTGGGGACATGCACCAACAAAGCTTATTTTCATGGCTCACATAGCCATAGACTATAGGCTTAGTTCATGGAAGATGACAGCAAATGATATAAGCAGTAACACATCAGGTTTAATAGTTAATGATTGGCCTGGTCATTTTCACAGGTGCTCTTTACAGTTAGAACATGTTTCCATGATGACAAGTTCCTCTttttgaatgtgtattttaagGTTGCAGCTCACAAAATAGCTGCCAGTTAGGGAGGGGTTCCATTTGAAGCACCTGTGCTCATTGCAAGGTCCTTACAGATATTTTTCTCGACTATACatacaaaataatacattttGATAATAACTTCTTTAAATCTTAACCGGTGACCATGCCTTCGTGTCACACAGACTGCATTGAAAAATCAGTGTCAAATTGGTTTCATAAACTTGGAGGTTTTGTTGGGAGAAATCCATGGTGGTTTCTACTTGTCCCTTTGTTCATCTCTGCGGGGCTTGGGGCAGGATTTTACTTCCTTGAAGAGAGAGAGGCGCATGGCATAGAGGACCAGTTTACTCCAAAGGACGGGCCTGCAAAACAGGAGAGACATTTTGTCAAAGAACATTTTCCTCAGAATGATTCAGAGTTCTCTCGTTTGCGGCTGTATAACGAGGGGAGCTATGGGTCTTTCATCGCTGTTTCAAAGTCATCCGATATCTTGAGTGAGAAGGCATTTGAGGAGATCATATATTTAGATGGAACAGTTAGAGAGATGGTAGGACAAAAAGGAAAAACCTATGAAAAACTTTGTGCCATGAAAGGTAACAGGTGCTTTTCAAATGAGATGTTAGATATCATTAATGGCACAGCTAGTACAATTAAGAAGGCAAACTTGACCTTTCCTTATCATAATTCAACATCAAACACCATCTTTTTGGGGACAGAACTTGGTGGAGTAGTTTTGAATTCAAGTATCATCGTTAGTGCAAAGGCTGTTCGACTCTTCTACTTTCTCAGAGAAAACAACGAGGCAGAAAATGATGATTGGCTACATGGGTTTACTCAAGTGTTTTCCAACTTGTCAGATGAATTGAATAAGGTAAGTACAGTTTATTATATTTTACAGATTCAGAACTGTCTGGGCATACTGCCAGGTTTGGTAAAATACTTTTGTCCATATGCACAGAAGTGGCTTTACGCATTTGAGCCATATATAATTATAGTGCTCATATTCACTGAAATATAAATGTTTTGTAAAATAATCTGTTCCTTAATGTAACCCTCTAAAGTTTTCACTTAATCTCACAGTTCTTGCATTTGTTTTTATAGCGGCAGATTCAAGTTTCATACTTCACATCTAATTCTAGAGAGGAGGAGTTTAAGGAAAACTCCAAATCTGTGATTCCTCTCTTCTCCGTCACATACTTCCTGGCCATAAGTTTTTCAATTATATCTTGCTTGAGGTAATTTGATGTCTTATGTGTCATCTTTTCAATTAATCAAAATCAGCAAATGTGTGCACCATGTTAAAACACTAATTTAACTTACTATTTATAATTGCTACGTGTGATGTTGCGTACAAAGTAAGAATATTTTCATCTACAGGTTGGACTGTGTGAGGAACAAGGTGTGGGTGGCCATCTTTGGTGCTCTATCTGCAGGCCTAGCTGTGCTGTCCAGTTTCGGGTTGTTGCTGCTCTGTGGAATGCCCTTTGCCATGACTGTTGCAACGGCTCCTTTCTTAATACTGGGTCAGGTTTATTATCAGAATCCTTTAGATAGTAATCTAAACAAcccactaccatgttgttgtcagtCACAAGACTACGTAGACGGTAACACTTAAGTTGCCCTTATACCTTTGTAACTACACAGTAATAACTGTATTAACAACGTTGTATTAACATGTAGTAACATTGTAACTAATGAAGTTTGATGATATTTATTACAGTGGCAATTCCCTCTAATGATCTATGATCTACTGATGTTCAATATACTCTATGTTGATCGCAGGAATTGGTGTTGACGACATGTTCATCATGATTTCCTGCTGGCAGCAGACTCAAGTTCATGACAACGTAGAGGACCGTATGGCAGCTACATACAAAGAGGCAGCTGTCTCTATCACCATCACAACACTAACTGATGCCCTGGCCTTCTATATTGGTCTGTTAACTCCCTTTCGTTCTGTACAATCCTTTTGTATGTATACTGGCACAGCTGTCCTGTTCTGTTACTTGTACAATATTACCTTCTTTGGTGCATTTATGGCATTGAATGGGAGTCGTGAAAAGGGTAACAGACACTGGCTGACATGCATGAAGGTTCCAGAACCAGAGGATAGTCCTGAAAAGTACAATATCTGCTGTGTAGGAGGAGCTTATGACCAGGAAACGGGAAAAGAGGAAGTTATGCCCATTAACAACTTCTTTAAGATGTACTATGGTCCATTTCTAACAAATAATTGGACCAAGGTGTTTGTGATCCTGCTCTATGCTGGATATTTGGGCTCAAGTATCTATGGTTGCTTCCAAATACAAGAAGGCATAGACCTTAAAAACCTAGCAGCTGATAGCTCATATGTGGGAAGCTATTACGATAATGAGGACCAATACTTTTCAGAGTATGGTCCAAATGTTATGGTTGTTGTGACTGACAGTAAGTTTCAATATTGGGACCAAACTGCTCGAAAGCGTCTTGATACTTGTCTGAACGTTTTGAGAGTCTAACGTTGGATGGTCGATCATTGGTTGCTAAAGATATGACTCTTTCTTGGCTTAATGAATATGTGAAAGTTATAAATCCAAATAACAAAACCATTTTCATGGATAGTTTACCTGCGTTTTTACAACGATCAGACTTCAGACAAGATGTGAATATTTCAAACAAAGTCATAATTGCCTCGCGAATGTTTATTCAGACAATCAACGTCAGTACAGCTGTTGATGAAAAGAACATGTTGAATAAGCTTCGAGAGACGGCTAATGGTTGTTCAGAAAAGTTGGTTGTTTACCACCCAGCTTTCATATACTTTGACCAGTATGCAGTCATTGTTAGTAATACCATCCAAAACATTGTCGTTGCCACTCTTGCCATGCTGGTGATCTCCCTCATGTTGATCCCCAACCCCATATGTTCTCTGTGGGTGACCTTTGCTATTGCTTCTGTCATAGTGGGTGTTGCTGGTTTCATGGCATTATGGGATGTCAATCTAGACTCTGTATCCATGATCAATCTTGTCATCTGCATTGGTTTCTCAGTGGATTTTTCTGCTCACATTTCCTATGCTTTTGTCTCTAGCAAAGAGGTCACTGCTAATAAGAAGGCTGTAGATGCTGTCTATCACTTGGGGTATCCCATCATACAGGGAGCTGTGTCTACTATTTTaggagtggtggtgctgtctgctgCTGAGAGCTACATCTTCAGAACCTTCTTTAAGATCATGTTCTTGGTCATTTTGTTTGGGGTACTTCATGGCATTGTTTTCATCCCTGTGTTTCTGACCTTCTTTGGCATATGCAATTTTAATTGACCAAGATTCACACAGAACACACTAGTCATGGTTGAAAGAGTTGGTAGAATAGTAGTTAAATTGTTTTAATGAACTGACTTTTTCGCTTACTTCTAATCTTGTGATTATGTCATACTTTGCTTTTATGGTgtcaaaatatgtatttttatgagtcatttttttgtttttatgtttTTTGAATCATTTTAGAAATAGTTTGTAATGTAAATGCTGTGTTGATTGTTACTACAGTGTGCTTATATGTATATTTGTTGTAATTGTGTTTTTAAAAAACGAATAAAATTATCTTAAATTATATATTGACTTTTATATATTTATTCAAACAGCAGATGCTCTCGGTTGTCATTATGACCACATCAATAATGGGAATTATTATTATGGTTAGTAACAGTGCAGAATTTGCATACTAAActtatgatgtcatctatttATCTGTTCACCTATTCTAGAGAAACCCACTCTTCATAAACTTTTCAAATGAACCTGTGCGTCAGTGTTCATCAATCTAACAATCAATCATTGCCTGGCAATCAGTTTACTTCCTTCATCTTCAGAATAATTTGGGGGGGATACctcgtcagttgtacaactgaatgccttcaactgaaatgcgtcttccacatttaacccaacccctctgtaTCTGAGAGGTGCGTGGGGCTatcttaatcaacatccacggcTTCGGCGTCCGGGGAGCAGTGGGA
This window of the Oncorhynchus keta strain PuntledgeMale-10-30-2019 chromosome 4, Oket_V2, whole genome shotgun sequence genome carries:
- the LOC118371963 gene encoding patched domain-containing protein 3-like gives rise to the protein MPSCHTDCIEKSVSNWFHKLGGFVGRNPWWFLLVPLFISAGLGAGFYFLEEREAHGIEDQFTPKDGPAKQERHFVKEHFPQNDSEFSRLRLYNEGSYGSFIAVSKSSDILSEKAFEEIIYLDGTVREMVGQKGKTYEKLCAMKGNRCFSNEMLDIINGTASTIKKANLTFPYHNSTSNTIFLGTELGGVVLNSSIIVSAKAVRLFYFLRENNEAENDDWLHGFTQVFSNLSDELNKRQIQVSYFTSNSREEEFKENSKSVIPLFSVTYFLAISFSIISCLRLDCVRNKVWVAIFGALSAGLAVLSSFGLLLLCGMPFAMTVATAPFLILGIGVDDMFIMISCWQQTQVHDNVEDRMAATYKEAAVSITITTLTDALAFYIGLLTPFRSVQSFCMYTGTAVLFCYLYNITFFGAFMALNGSREKGNRHWLTCMKVPEPEDSPEKYNICCVGGAYDQETGKEEVMPINNFFKMYYGPFLTNNWTKVFVILLYAGYLGSSIYGCFQIQEGIDLKNLAADSSYVGSYYDNEDQYFSEYGPNVMVVVTDSKFQYWDQTARKRLDTCLNVLRV